The Pseudorasbora parva isolate DD20220531a chromosome 16, ASM2467924v1, whole genome shotgun sequence genome includes a region encoding these proteins:
- the LOC137043453 gene encoding uncharacterized protein, whose translation MRLAHHSRFEGKGVAGHLPCARAHPISGLQGECEQEQLYTQSEGDLPGHGAELSLHASASLSGARSLSDELSVTVQRGGEGAISHMSQATGSYGFSYPVFATRTPEDEGVHEMGFVTTFQPVTRSLPLCNSDTHLRCSSAPLEERRLLRTGYPSGDCHVAESRDDGRVPNRLGCHPGGQNCERFAAEQTTFRAHRLFRASNQLEGSESFSASSAGTSCARTLRRYHDSGYQSSRRRALAEASCPSLQAFGMERASFPVVTRDSCSGNSEQRRGSSIEGEPALRRLAPPPSDSRHDMDETTGARRSVRLARKQPLSYVLLAKGLGRAPRGGHTGPPVAQSAAVCLSSPVPDNSHTGQGERGGVFSHPDSTQVAQSAVAGRDNPSVVCPAVVPPPPHRPIVLSERGDLSPTPGQGSPLGLARERTNLSALGLPPRVVATIQNARAVSTRSLYGCKWQVFDEWCDGRGLTSYQCSVADILCFLQDLMDKGRSFSTIKVYLAAISACHVGFEGSTVGQHSLIRRFMKGARRSLPVIRRTIPEWDLSMVLEALSQFPFEPLGNIPLKLLSFKTALLLALASAKRVSELHALSVHPSCINFSLGGDKVFLKPNPAFMPKCFPAFTSEVLELSAFHPPPFSSAEDQRLNALCPVRALQTYVSRTSAFRKSDQLFVSWAPPRKGDPLSKQRLSHWLVDAIILAYESKGVQPPGNIRAHSTRGLAASWALFRGVSLQDICSAASWASPHTFVRYYRLDVTRTSVAHSVLGVGSS comes from the coding sequence ATGCGATTGGCTCATCATAGCCGATTCGAGGGAAAAGGTGTTGCAGGACACCTCCCGTGTGCTCGCGCACACCCGATCTCTGGACTTCAGGGTGAATGTGAACAAGAGCAGCTTTACACCCAGTCAGAGGGTGATCTTCCAGGGCATGGAGCTGAACTCAGTCTCCATGCGAGCGCGTCTCTCTCAGGAGCGCGTTCTCTCTCTGACGAACTGTCTGTCACAGTTCAGAGAGGGGGCGAGGGTGCGATATCGCACATGTCTCAGGCTACAGGGTCTTATGGCTTTAGCTATCCAGTTTTTGCCACTAGGACCCCTGAGGATGAGGGCGTTCATGAAATGGGTTTTGTCACTACATTTCAGCCcgttacacgatctttgccgctcTGTAACAGTGACACGCACCTGCGCTGCAGCTCTGCGCCACTGGAAGAGCGCAGACTtttacgcacagggtacccctctgGGGACTGTCATGTTGCGGAAAGTCGTGACGACGGACGCGTCCCTAACAGGCTGGGGTGCCACCCAGGAGGGCAGAACTGTGAACGGTTTGCGGCCGAGCAAACTACGTTCAGAGCACATAGATTATTTAGAGCTTCTAACCAATTAGAAGGCTCTGAATCATTTTCTGCCTCGTCTGCAGGGACATCATGTGCTCGTACGCTGCGACGATACCACGACAGTGGCTATCAATCGTCAAGGCGGCGCGCGCTCGCCGAAGCTTCATGCCCTAGCTTACAAGCGTTTGGTATGGAGCGGGCGAGTTTTCCTGTCGTTACGCGCGACTCATGTTCCGGGAATTCTGAACAGAGGCGCGGATCTTCTATCGAGGGGGAACCCGCTCTTCGGAGATTGGCACCTCCACCCTCAGATAGTAGACATGATATGGATGAGACTACGGGCGCCCGTAGATCTGTTCGCCTCGCGCGAAAACAGCCATTGTCCTATGTTCTTCTCGCTAAAGGACTTGGACGCGCCCCTCGAGGTGGACACACTGGCCCACCCGTGGCCCAGAGTGCTGCTGTATGCCTTTCCTCCCCTGTGCCTGATAATTCTCACACTGGCCAGGGCGAGAGAGGGGGGGTTTTCTCTCATCCTGATAGCACCCAGGTGGCCCAAAGCGCCGTGGCTGGCAGAGATAATCCCTCTGTTGTATGCCCAGCCGTGGTGCCTCCCCCTCCGCACAGACCTATTGTCTTAAGCGAACGGGGAGATTTATCACCCACACCCGGACAGGGTAGCCCTCTGGGCTTGGCCCGTGAGAGGACGAACCTAAGCGCGTTAGGGCTTCCCCCGCGCGTGGTGGCTACTATACAGAATGCCAGGGCCGTTTCTACACGGTCCTTGTATGGCTGTAAGTGGCAGGTGTTCGATGAGTGGTGTGATGGGCGGGGTCTCACGTCATATCAGTGCTCAGTCGCTGATATCTTGTGTTTCCTCCAAGACCTTATGGATAAGGGCAGGTCTTTTTCCACTATTAAGGTCTATCTggcagctatctctgcttgtcaTGTGGGTTTTGAGGGCTCAACGGTTGGGCAGCATTCTCTAATCCGCAGATTTATGAAGGGCGCCCGTCGCTCTTTGCCAGTCATTAGGAGAACGATCCCTGAATGGGACCTCTCCATGGTGCTGGAAGCTCTGTCTCAATTCCCTTTTGAGCCTCTGGGGAATATTCCCCTTAAGTTGCTGTCCTTCAAAACAGCCTTGCTCTTGGCCTTGGCGTCAGCCAAACGTGTCAGTGAGTTACATGCACTCTCGGTCCACCCCTCGTGCATCAATTTCTCTCTGGGTGGAGATAAGGTTTTCCTCAAGCCTAACCCAGCATTCATGCCGAAATGTTTCCCTGCGTTCACATCGGAGGTGTTGGAGCTATCCGCTTTTCACCCTCCGCCCTTTTCCTCCGCGGAGGATCAGAGGCTAAATGCCCTGTGTCCAGTCCGTGCGTTACAAACGTATGTGTCTAGGACCAGCGCGTTCCGGAAGAGTGACCAACTCTTCGTTTCATGGGCTCCTCCTCGCAAAGGGGATCCCCTGTCTAAACAACGCCTCTCACATTGGCTTGTGGACGCTATAATCTTGGCATATGAATCAAAGGGAGTGCAACCCCCAGGGAACATCAGAGCTCATTCCACGAGGGGCTTGGCCGCCTCTTGGGCTCTGTTCAGGGGAGTATCACTGCAGGATATCTGTTCTGCGGCCagttgggcttctccccatacgTTTGTGCGTTACTACAGGCTGGATGTCACCAGAACCTCAGTAGCACATTCGGTCTTGGGGGTGGGGTCTTCCTAA